A DNA window from Trypanosoma brucei brucei TREU927 chromosome 11 chr11_scaffold01 genomic scaffold, whole genome shotgun sequence contains the following coding sequences:
- a CDS encoding ATP synthase, putative, translating into MSEARQIQSMIDFIEREAQEKADELNSAAQEEYDVEKMRLVEAEKVKVRANNEQKLKQVDVGRRVARANFSKAQRLRIMEAQSNIVEQLKENIKTKLMAFVKNTDSYKKLLVSILHEALSAVRTDAIVYTCKNDEPIVTGMLSELEQWYLKTVGTRVSIRMGKEYLNAEEALGGVVVKSHDGHIVCNWTLSSRMRNCVNDQLPTIRYYLFNPESSI; encoded by the coding sequence ATGAGCGAGGCACGCCAGATTCAGAGTATGATTGACTTTATTGAGCGCGAAGCGCAGGAAAAGGCGGATGAGCTCAACTCAGCTGCTCAAGAAGAATATGACGTGGAGAAAATGCGCCTAGTGGAGGCggagaaagtgaaggtgCGTGCCAATAATGAGCAAAAGTTAAAACAGGTGGATGTCGGTCGGCGCGTGGCGCGGGCGAACTTCTCCAAGGCACAACGGCTGCGCATCATGGAGGCCCAGTCTAATATTGTGGAACAACTAAAGGAGAATATCAAGACGAAGCTGATGGCTTTTGTGAAGAACACTGACAGCTACAAAAAGCTCCTAGTCTCCATCCTGCATGAAGCTCTCTCTGCCGTGCGCACGGACGCCATCGTTTACACTTGCAAGAATGATGAGCCAATTGTTACCGGCATGCTCAGTGAACTCGAGCAGTGGTACCTCAAAACAGTGGGAACACGAGTGAGCATCCGTATGGGTAAAGAATATCTTAACGCAGAGGAGGCACTGGGCGGCGTCGTCGTTAAGTCCCACGACGGCCACATCGTGTGCAACTGGACGCTGTCCAGCAGAATGAGGAACTGCGTCAATGATCAGCTTCCCACGATACGATACTACCTCTTCAATCCAGAGTCATCTAtctga
- a CDS encoding phosphonopyruvate decarboxylase-like protein, putative — protein MSLIFFCIIPHPFTRTKCSKVSIIMQMLAPGAFFNALKVRGVTHFFGVPDPILKYFCAFVASHTTPKEHIITANEGNAVAMAAGYHLATGGLPLVYMKNSGLGDALNPLISLTHAEACSIPMFIVVGWRGAPDAGNELPCAAEGRLTEGILRAAEVPYIILSSACGNGEQSMETALDMALKHVHNSRTPYAFLVPPNFFEECAYEGVGEGIAELPMTRREAVEQALRQIDRGDIVVGAASFLAREIFEVQECAGMRHGPQFFPVGSMGHCSSVAAGIALAKPERQVFCFDGDGAFLMHMGSSATIGGVAAIHLIGTGETSLMRNYKHVVFNNGSHDSAGGQPTVSFDVSLTQVASACGFRTVREEPVMDLGETVRALQELKKAEGPAFLEVFVRRGGHSNPQCELPSLDESKQALTNCLRG, from the coding sequence AtgtctttaatttttttttgtatcatcCCTCATCCGTTCACCCGCACAAAGTGTTCCAAGGTGTCGATCATCATGCAGATGTTGGCCCCTGGTGCTTTCTTCAACGCATTAAAGGTCCGGGGGGTTACACACTTTTTTGGAGTTCCTGACCCCATTCTAAAATATTTCTGTGCCTTCGTGGCAAGTCACACGACACCGAAGGAACACATCATCACAGCAAACGAAGGGAATGCAGTGGCCATGGCTGCAGGTTACCATCTTGCAACTGGGGGACTCCCTTTGGTGTACATGAAAAACAGTGGCTTAGGCGATGCACTCAATCCCCTGATCTCTCTCACACACGCTGAGGCGTGCAGCATTCCCATGTTTATAGTCGTTGGTTGGCGAGGAGCTCCTGATGCTGGAAATGAGCTACCGTGTGCCGCAGAAGGGCGCTTGACCGAAGGAATCCTACGTGCTGCTGAGGTCCCGTATATCATTTTATCTTCTGCTTGTGGAAACGGGGAGCAGTCGATGGAAACAGCTCTGGATATGGCACTGAAGCACGTGCATAATTCAAGGACGCCCTATGCCTTTTTGGTACCACCAAACTTTTTTGAGGAATGCGCTTACGAAGGGGTTGGAGAAGGTATTGCTGAGCTTCCCATGACTCGCAGGGAGGCGGTTGAACAAGCACTGCGCCAAATAGACCGGGGAGATATAGTTGTGGGCGCCGCAAGCTTCCTTGCTCGTGAAATCTTTGAAGTTCAGGAGTGTGCCGGGATGCGACACGGCCCACAATTCTTCCCAGTCGGCAGCATGGGTCATTGTTCTTCCGTAGCAGCGGGTATAGCATTGGCCAAACCAGAAAGGCAAGTGTTTTGCTTTGATGGAGATGGCGCATTCCTTATGCACATGGGTTCATCAGCAACCATCGGCGGTGTAGCCGCCATACATTTAATAGGTACGGGCGAAACTTCCCTCATGCGCAACTACAAACATGTCGTTTTCAACAACGGATCCCACGATTCGGCAGGTGGTCAACCCACTGTGTCTTTTGATGTATCCCTCACGCAAGTGGCGAGTGCGTGTGGTTTTAGGACTGTCCGCGAAGAACCCGTAATGGACCTTGGCGAAACTGTGCGGGCCCTTCAGGAATTAAAGAAGGCGGAAGGGCCCGCGTTCTTGGAAGTATTTGTGCGAAGGGGCGGCCATTCAAACCCACAATGTGAACTTCCCTCTTTAGATGAGAGCAAACAAGCTCTCACTAACTGCTTGAGGGGCTAG
- a CDS encoding prenyltransferase, putative, giving the protein MLRRTIFLGRVTRSWTKGSIVKASAHFPDSVRADPAERRNEDSSPKESRTWSLHDGPCSEPLHVPKHIQWATQKVRVWGQLMRVDKAAAINLLLQPCYWGASLAVTRAIVWEGADPVVLFAPFIPVHLIVLFGAGAFLARGAGCIINDMCDRKFDRMVERTKTRPLASGVVSMKEASGLLITVAGFALVIALNLSPMALASAVALAPIAAVYPLMKRITYMPQLVLGLCFNGGIFVGYAAVLNRIDLAVTLPIYCSAVVWTVLYDTIYAYQDRADDLKCGVKSSAILIGDRKHILTFMILPIGMGILISGLMVSQSLPFYIGVLCCVWYLQGVVDNVNIYDAWSCGMGFRRNVRFAILVTFSLCLGNVLWALASEHQPEKDAASNAISEKSALMKFLLLNKEAEPMSYSVQDIRWVDRFAHPAFVAAQKAQHEGEEKTVVVPAWMRREYLGENVGTIMRFFGVDEEAIQTWQKWWYAQLDHYNMFSSIAV; this is encoded by the coding sequence atgtTAAGGCGTACAATTTTCCTGGGAAGGGTAACCCGCTCTTGGACCAAAGGATCTATAGTTAAGGCATCGGCCCATTTCCCAGATTCTGTGAGGGCTGATCCCGCAGAAAGACGTAATGAAGACTCGTCTCCGAAGGAAAGCCGCACATGGTCTCTTCATGACGGCCCGTGCAGCGAACCTCTTCACGTTCCCAAACATATTCAATGGGCAACACAGAAGGTGAGAGTTTGGGGGCAACTAATGCGAGTGGATAAGGCTGCTGCAATAAACCTCCTGCTTCAACCTTGTTACTGGGGAGCCAGTCTAGCAGTAACTCGGGCCATCGTCTGGGAGGGGGCGGATCCTGTCGTTTTGTTCGCTCCTTTCATTCCCGTACATTTGATCGTCCTGTTCGGCGCTGGTGCCTTTTTGGCTCGGGGTGCGGGTTGTATTATTAACGACATGTGTGACAGAAAGTTCGACCGAATGGTAGAACGCACCAAAACACGGCCGCTTGCTAGCGGTGTTGTCAGCATGAAGGAGGCATCAGGCCTTCTCATAACAGTAGCTGGTTTTGCGCTTGTTATTGCACTAAACCTGTCGCCCATGGCACTTGCTTCGGCGGTAGCGTTAGCTCCCATCGCGGCAGTTTATCCGCTCATGAAGCGTATAACCTACATGCCTCAGCTCGTTCTGGGACTTTGCTTCAACGGCGGCATTTTTGTTGGGTATGCTGCCGTGCTAAACCGCATTGATTTGGCCGTTACGCTTCCTATCTACTGCTCAGCCGTCGTGTGGACAGTTTTGTATGATACCATCTATGCGTACCAAGACAGGGCGGACGACCTGAAATGCGGTGTGAAGAGCTCGGCTATTCTTATTGGTGACAGGAAGCATATTCTCACTTTCATGATACTCCCCATCGGCATGGGTATTCTTATTTCGGGATTGATGGTCTCACAGTCGCTTCCGTTTTACATCGGTGTCCTCTGTTGCGTTTGGTACCTTCAGGGTGTCGTTGATAACGTCAACATATACGATGCGTGGTCATGTGGTATGGGATTCCGCAGGAACGTACGATTTGCCATCCtggttactttttctctctgccTTGGAAACGTGTTGTGGGCACTCGCATCTGAGCACCAACCGGAAAAGGACGCCGCGAGCAACGCCATATCGGAAAAGTCGGCCTTGATGAAATTCCTTCTTTTGAATAAGGAAGCGGAACCCATGTCGTACAGCGTGCAAGATATTCGTTGGGTAGACCGTTTTGCGCATCCGGCATTCGTGGCAGCGCAGAAGGCTCAACacgagggagaggaaaaaacggTGGTGGTGCCGGCGTGGATGCGGCGTGAGTACCTGGGTGAGAATGTAGGGACTATCATGCGCTTTTTTGGCGTTGACGAGGAAGCAATCCAAACTTGGCAAAAGTGGTGGTACGCGCAACTTGACCACTACAACATGTTCTCCAGCATCGCCGTTTAG
- a CDS encoding lipoate-protein ligase, putative (similar to SP:Q7ND22: Lipoyltransferase (EC 2.3.1.-) (Lipoyl-(acyl-carrier protein)-protein-N- lipoyltransferase) (Lipoate-protein ligase B). {Gloeobacter violaceus;}): MNGMRAYNLGSRRYHDVLRLQEAIFRKKIDRQMRYIRGDKSARLIPNVVLLVEHSSPVYTIGRRDTSNGIKAGCAAEVVKTRRGGGVTFHGPGQVTMYPIVNVQVLWKQCTASDKPRSPIEWFSSVLEQAMINVAGEYNIPAHRGRVGVWSDSWGDVAPRKMGFVGLQLGNWVSMHGAGLNVSNNLLYFNDIVMCEMPNEAATSLVEELRLRGLSGAEPTPHVIAPRLLHHFLLSMQQQESVVNTELVDLSIDGSWERSILCELE, encoded by the coding sequence ATGAATGGAATGCGGGCGTATAACCTTGGAAGCCGTCGTTACCACGATGTTCTGCGGCTGCAAGAGGCAATTTTTCGAAAGAAAATCGATAGGCAGATGCGCTACATTCGTGGAGACAAATCTGCTCGCCTCATCCCCAACGTTGTTTTGCTTGTGGAACATTCGTCTCCTGTTTACACGATTGGCAGGCGAGACACTTCCAATGGCATCAAAGCGGGTTGTGCCGCCGAGGTGGTCAAGacgaggaggggagggggcgtCACATTCCATGGACCAGGGCAGGTAACTATGTACCCCATTGTTAACGTGCAGGTTCTGTGGAAGCAATGCACGGCTTCTGACAAACCACGTTCCCCAATTGAGTGGTTTAGTTCCGTGTTGGAACAGGCTATGATTAACGTAGCGGGCGAATACAACATCCCCGCCCATCGAGGGAGGGTTGGGGTTTGGTCCGACAGTTGGGGAGATGTGGCACCACGAAAGATGGGGTTCGTCGGGCTTCAACTGGGGAATTGGGTCTCTATGCATGGTGCGGGACTGAATGTGAGTAATAATCTGCTTTACTTCAACGATATCGTTATGTGCGAGATGCCGAACGAAGCAGCGACGTCTTTAGTGGAGGAACTCCGGCTACGAGGATTGAGCGGGGCAGAGCCGACTCCCCACGTTATCGCACCTCGCTTGctccatcattttcttttgagtatgcagcagcaggagagtGTTGTTAACACGGAGCTTGTTGACTTGTCGATCGATGGAAGCTGGGAGCGAAGCATCCTTTGCGAACTTGAATAA